From Candidatus Bathyarchaeota archaeon:
TTCGATGGGGAACCTTGGATACTCATTGTACCCTGCGGTTACGTTGTCGGAGGTGTAGGGTAAACTCTGCACAAACGCTAAGACGAAGCTGACTTTGTCATAGGAGCCATACCCCATTTGGGTGGCGGTTTCGTTGAGTTTGTCAGCCAGCATTCTTACATAGTGGTCATAAGTGGTAGTTAAAAAACCATAACCAACTGGGCCATCACGGGTTCGCCGATAGAGAGAAACCTGCTTGTAATCCTCATAGAGTTCTTTGGGGATGTTTAAAGTCCAAGTCCAATGGTGACCATCGTAGTCCCAAGCAAAATTCTTCTCGATGTACTCAACATTTTGGGCGCCTACAGGCATGGAGCAAATCATGGAGGAAGCTATAATGAAGACTAAGGTTACGGTTACGGAGACTTTTAGGGGCCTTAACTTGAGGCTATTCATCTTTTGATCCTTTGCCTTCTATGATGAAACCTCTAGGGTTTAAAAGTTCTCCCAAACCAAACTTTTTAGGGAACTGTTCAACGCGACCAAGTAATCAAGCTGACGCAGGAAACCGCTACAAGACACGCCAAAACCGCCACCAAAACATAGGAGAAAGCAGCCAAAACCGAAAGGACACCCAACACCACTGGAACAGGCAACAAAACAGCGTAAAGAAAAACAACCAAACCCAACCTGTTGCCCACGCTTCCCTTTTTGAGGTTTCCTCTGCCGAAGAAAACCCCTGCTAACCTGCCAAACCCGCTGGTGCACGATTTGCAGTTGTAGCAGCTGCTGCAGCCAAGCCGCCGCAGAATAACAAAAACCATAAACGCCAAAAAACCAAGGTACAGCCAACCGTACAGTTGGTTATAAAATCCCACAGTTAAGGCAGCAAGCAGCACCCAAGCCAGCAGTGCCAAGTTGGATGTAACCAGAAAGTTGCGGTTGAAATCCAGTTTTTCTTCACTCAAAAATTTGTCCAGCTTAGCTTGGTTTCTCTGGGGAGGGTGGTTTCTGTTTTATTATGCCGTAACTCTGTTTCTTCCATGCGTCACGGAACTTGTTGTAGTAATCTACGCCTTGAAACACAGGTGCATAGGCAAGTTCCCATTCTAAGCCGCATTTGCAGACTGCGTATGCTTTTTTGTTTTTTGTGTCCACGAACATTTGGAGGACTTCTTTGCGGCATTTTGGGCAGTAGTAGGGGCCGTTGACCATCTGTTTTGCGTCTTTGGTTAGGATTTTCATGCGGCTGGCAGCGATTTTATGCAGGTCCTTGTCGGAACTCATGTTTAAGTTGGTGTACGTAGAGTTAGATATAGTATTCCATTTTTGAACCGAAAATTTGTCTATCAATATTGGTGTCGGCTTGTTTGATTGTTCCACGGGAAGTTGAGGTTATAATATTCTCTGTCCATGCCACTGCAGAGTATTGTTATACAATATTGACAGGTTTATGTTAGCAATCAAGGCAGACTTTTTTAGTGTTTATCCGTGTTTTTTGTATGATAAATGTTAAATAGGTTCATATCGGGGCAAGTTTTCATCAAACTTGGAGAGTTGGCAGGGTAAATGGCTGCGTGTCCCAACTGCGGAGAAGAAGTCGAGAAACCCTCAAAAGTCTTAAAGAACCGCTTTTTCAGTGTAGAACGCTACAACTGCGAAAAATGTCACTTTATGTTCAAAAAAACCAGCTAAACCACACCCGTGGAGTCAGCATAAAAGCAGATTAACGCTGCAGTTGGCGTATCCTCTATCAATGTATCCTTCAGCGGCTTTTTTCATAAACTCGTACTCGCTTTCAAAAACAAAGTTGTAACTCAACAAATCCAAAAACAGGTGCCCTAACGCCACCCTCAAGAAATCCGTAAGCTCCGCCTCATCAGTTGAGCCGCTTTTCTTTACAATCCACTCCTTAACCTCTTCGACGTTGATGTTTGCGTAAATGCGGCGGCCTCTTTCTTGGTTGAAACTACCCATCCAGTCATGGACTATGGTGTAGTCTTTGTTGCTGATGGTTCCTGTTCGTCGGAGGTAGTCGTCGAAGACTAAATGGAGTCTGGTCTGGGGCACGCCAAATCACGTATTGGGCAGATAAGTTGTAATGTGATGTGATTTAATTTAACTATTATGAATTTGAAATATTCTTGTAGCTCAATGTGTTTTGATGAATTTTAAACGATAAAAGCCCGCATTTTAACGGTTGATGGGTTAATCCCCATGTTGGCGCCCTCATTAGAAAGGGACTGCAATAAACTTAAATTACGCTTAGCTAATGGAAATACAGCAATATTGTATGCGGCCGTCGTCTAGTCTGGTTTAGGACTTTAGCCTTCCAAGCTAATGATCCCGGGTTCAAATCCCGGCGACCGCACCAACCACCCTTGCTTAGCGGCTTTATTTAAAGGGAGGAGGTCTTGGTAGAGCAACAAAGAATACTTGTTTACATTCGGTATTGTTTGAAGAGACCGTTTAACAGTCGCAAAGCCAACTTTGAGGGAGCGAAAAGGTGAAATGTCACAGTGAATAATACAGAGGCAGGTGAAATTTGATGAGTGAGCAACCAAACATGGCAACCATCCAACTAAACGGTGATAAACAGAACTTCATCATCGACAAAAAAGACTTCAAAACCGGAAGCAGAGGCTACTATGGAACAGGTAAAATGGTGGCTGGCGGCAAAAAATACCAAATCAGCATCCAAGTAGTCGAAATCGGCTCAAAACCGAAACCAGAAGAAAAGAAAAAATAATTACCCTTTTTTAGTTTACGGCAAAACCGCCGCGTTAACTATAACAACTTCTTTTAGGGGACGGTCGTTTCGGTTGGTCGCCACTTTCCCGATTGCGTCAACCACATCCATTCCAGAGATGACTTTGCCGAATTGGGGGTGCTTGGTGTCAAGGTAATTGTTGTTGACTATGTTTATGAAGAATTGGCTGCTGCCCGTGTTCGGTCCCGCGTTTGCCATGGCGATGGTGCCTCGGTCGTTGCGGTTTTTGCGTGTGAACTCGTCTTTGATTTCGGGTATGGCGGGGTCGCCGTATCCTGTTCCTGTGGGGTCGCCGCCTTGAATCATGAATTCGTCGATGACGCGGTGAAATATGGTGCCGTTATAGGTGCCTTTTGAGACGAGGTTTTTGAAGTTGCCTGTTGTTATGGGCATGTCGTTTCGGAGCTGGATGGTTATGTCGCCCATGTTGGTGTGAAGCAAGATTTTAGTTCCATTTGTATACTCGTTTTCTGCCATAATAATCGCCTATACCAAATAACTATGACTGCTATTATGCCTATTGTTTAGGTTTATAAGGAAAAAATTTTAGATAAAAAAATTGAAACGGTTAGCTAACTATTGATGCACGTATAATGGTGACTGGATTGACAGGTAAACTCATTTCACCATTCATAGCAGGGTTTTCAGTTACGGGTGCATTAGCTATTGCGTCAACAACATCTTGACCTGCAATTACCGTTCCAAACACCGTGTATGTGTCGTCGAAGCCTGCGTATCGTTTAACTCCACTGTTATCCACGGTGTTTATGAAGAACTCGCTTGTGGCAGAATTCGGTTGACTGGTTTTCGCCATGGCTATAGTGTATTTGGTGTTGTGGTTGTCGGTGCCTATTTCATCTTTTATAGGTGCAACATAGCTGTTTACTCGTCCGCCTTGAATCATGAAACTCGAAATCACTCGGTGGAAGGTTGTGTTGTCGTATTTGCCTTCTTTGACCAGATTGATAAAGTTGCCTGACGTGATGGGTTTGTCGGTTCTTAAATCTATGGTTATGTTTCCTGCGGTGGTTTGAAGTAAAACTTTAGTTGGAGCAATCGATGCCGGAGCGGAGTTAAACAACCCTGAACCAGCTAACACCCCAAAAACTATAACAACCACTGCTATGACGCCGAGTGCTATCCAGGTGGATTTGTTGGAGTTGCGTTTCTGCAGTTGCTTTTTAGGTGGCAGGTTTTTTTTCTTGTGTTTTGGAGCCATGCCTCTGTAGTCTTCTGCTTTTCATATAAAATTTTTCCCCAATCACTATAGAGAATCAGGTT
This genomic window contains:
- a CDS encoding peptidylprolyl isomerase, translated to MAENEYTNGTKILLHTNMGDITIQLRNDMPITTGNFKNLVSKGTYNGTIFHRVIDEFMIQGGDPTGTGYGDPAIPEIKDEFTRKNRNDRGTIAMANAGPNTGSSQFFINIVNNNYLDTKHPQFGKVISGMDVVDAIGKVATNRNDRPLKEVVIVNAAVLP
- a CDS encoding peptidylprolyl isomerase, whose protein sequence is MAPKHKKKNLPPKKQLQKRNSNKSTWIALGVIAVVVIVFGVLAGSGLFNSAPASIAPTKVLLQTTAGNITIDLRTDKPITSGNFINLVKEGKYDNTTFHRVISSFMIQGGRVNSYVAPIKDEIGTDNHNTKYTIAMAKTSQPNSATSEFFINTVDNSGVKRYAGFDDTYTVFGTVIAGQDVVDAIANAPVTENPAMNGEMSLPVNPVTIIRASIVS